The Cucumis melo cultivar AY chromosome 6, USDA_Cmelo_AY_1.0, whole genome shotgun sequence genome includes a region encoding these proteins:
- the LOC103483973 gene encoding galactolipase DONGLE, chloroplastic-like: MAATTLKLNSIPNHVTFFETTRPMSHSFGQVSIPRKSDINVSSSSSSSSYSSSASRRLSVSSSSVLVPLMDVFSSSSSSFSSCSTAAAAAMVQKVASLARLWRQIHGCNDWEDLVEPTLHPLLRREIIRYGEFVTACYKAFDLDPNSKRYLTCKFGKKSLLKEVGLESSGYEVTKYIYATPPDINIPPIQNSPPSCGRWIGYVAVSSDETSKRLGRRDIIITFRGTVTHPEWIANLMSSLTPARLDPHNHRPDVKVESGFLTLYTSEESNMKFGLESCREQLLSEVSRILNKYKEEEVSITMAGHSMGSALALLLAYDIAELGLNRRTNNEVVPVSVFSFGGPRVGNSGFKKRCDELGVKVLRIVNVNDPITKMPGVLFNENFRAFGGLLNGGANNSYEHVGVELVLDFFNMQNPSCVHDLETYISLLRCPKQQEDRGQDEDNHGDHNGRRKITINSGEFINKAKEFLCSNAQSLNMFPWRNPMNYLSQSQN, encoded by the exons ATGGCTGCTACAACTTTGAAGCTTAATTCAATTCCCAATCATGTCACATTTTTCGAAACAACTCGTCCTATGTCGCATTCTTTTGGACAAGTATCCATCCCGAGAAAATCCGATATTaatgtttcttcttcttcttcttcttcttcttattcgtCCTCCGCTTCTCGACGGTTATCGGTTTCGTCTTCTTCGGTATTAGTACCGTTGATGGAtgtgttttcttcttcttcttcttctttttcttcttgttctACCGCTGCTGCGGCTGCCATGGTTCAAAAAGTGGCCAGTTTGGCGCGCTTGTGGCGGCAGATTCATGGCTGCAATGACTGGGAAGATCTCGTGGAGCCCACGCTTCACCCGCTTCTACGGCGAGAAATTATCCGTTACGGGGAGTTTGTTACGGCTTGTTATAAAGCTTTTGATCTTGATCCGAACTCTAAACGCTATTTGACCTGCAAATTTGGGAAGAAGAGTTTGTTGAAGGAAGTGGGTTTGGAGAGTTCAGGTTATGAAGTAACTAAATATATCTATGCTACTCCACCGGATATCAATATTCCTCCCATCCAAAACTCCCCGCCCTCTTGCGGCCGGTGGATCGGGTACGTTGCCGTCTCTTCCGACGAAACCAGCAAGCGACTTGGAAGACGAGATATCATCATTACTTTCAGAGGTACCGTCACCCACCCCGAATGGATTGCTAACCTCATGAGCTCCCTCACTCCTGCTCGCCTCGATCCTCACAATCATCGACCCGACGTCAAG GTTGAATCAGGGTTTTTAACGCTATACACGAGCGAAGAATCGAACATGAAGTTCGGGCTCGAGAGTTGTCGGGAGCAGCTATTGTCAGAAGTGTCAAGGATACTAAACAAGTACAAAGAGGAAGAAGTAAGCATAACCATGGCTGGGCATAGCATGGGGAGTGCATTAGCTCTTCTTCTAGCATATGACATAGCTGAATTAGGGTTAAATAGAAGAACAAACAATGAAGTGGTACCAGTTTCAGTATTCTCATTTGGAGGTCCAAGAGTTGGGAATTCAGGGTTCAAGAAAAGATGTGATGAATTGGGAGTTAAGGTTTTAAGAATTGTGAATGTGAATGACCCCATCACAAAGATGCCAGGTGTTTTATTCAATGAGAATTTTAGGGCTTTTGGAGGTCTCTTAAATGGAGGAGCTAATAATAGCTATGAACATGTTGGAGTTGAATTGGTTCTTGATTTCTTCAACATGCAAAACCCTTCTTGTGTTCATGATTTGGAGACTTATATAAGCCTTTTAAGATGTCCAAAACAACAAGAAGATCGAGGTCAAGATGAAGATAATCATGGTGATCATAATGGGAGAAGAAAGATTACTATTAATAGTGGGGAGTTTATCAACAAAGCTAAGGAGTTTTTGTGTAGTAATGCACAAAGCTTGAACATGTTTCCTTGGAGGAATCCAATGAATTATTTGAGTCAATCACAAAATTAG